A section of the Streptomyces sp. SCL15-4 genome encodes:
- a CDS encoding phosphatase PAP2 family protein produces the protein MIALEIIARHYGLRGPLTTEARELVFPPKSGFLLYASMGLMTVVLTWRQRFITFGIALGIDVVFLLVRWTFGLKMTGGHPFGNGALWVLLGCAVFAVVRRTGQERALLLKGVGLGMLLMAGRKTGDTWLVVTSKARPMVLDQYVATADHALGNPSWLVGRLVNASGPVGTHLLDYVYAQLAVAAVVVALYQLRNVAAERRFPRHHLVRTFLVIGLLGPGIYMIFPVVGPIFAYGPGASGTGGLEWAAANLWPHTPTPVTTPHPMLYDGITPRNCMPSLHTAWATAIFIHSRKGPRVLRYGGTFWLVATLAATLGFGYHYGADIVAGVVFTLTIEAALRSLARGWDRSGTQLVAHGATVFVALLLAYRYLPMDMARLPWLFGPLVVVAMLSVIYGYLRTTTRWEPKIAPTPRPEPQPEPA, from the coding sequence ATGATCGCACTGGAGATCATCGCACGGCACTACGGTCTGCGGGGACCTCTCACCACCGAGGCCCGGGAGCTGGTATTTCCGCCTAAATCCGGATTCCTGCTGTACGCCAGCATGGGCCTGATGACGGTGGTGCTCACCTGGCGGCAGCGGTTCATCACCTTCGGCATCGCGCTCGGCATCGACGTCGTGTTCCTGCTGGTGCGGTGGACGTTCGGCCTCAAGATGACCGGCGGCCACCCTTTCGGCAACGGCGCGCTGTGGGTGCTCCTGGGCTGCGCGGTGTTCGCCGTCGTCCGCCGCACCGGTCAGGAACGCGCCCTTCTGCTGAAGGGCGTCGGCCTGGGCATGCTGCTCATGGCCGGCCGCAAGACCGGTGACACCTGGCTGGTCGTCACGTCGAAGGCCCGCCCGATGGTGCTCGACCAGTACGTGGCGACCGCCGACCACGCGCTGGGCAATCCGTCATGGCTGGTGGGCCGGCTGGTGAACGCCAGCGGCCCGGTCGGCACGCACCTGCTCGACTACGTCTACGCGCAGCTCGCGGTGGCCGCGGTCGTGGTCGCGCTGTACCAGCTGCGCAACGTGGCCGCCGAGCGCCGCTTCCCGCGTCATCACCTGGTGCGCACCTTCCTGGTGATCGGCCTCCTCGGACCGGGCATCTACATGATCTTCCCGGTGGTCGGGCCGATCTTCGCCTACGGCCCGGGCGCCTCCGGCACCGGCGGTCTGGAGTGGGCGGCGGCCAACCTCTGGCCGCACACGCCGACGCCGGTCACCACGCCGCACCCGATGCTGTACGACGGGATAACCCCCCGCAACTGCATGCCCAGCCTGCACACGGCCTGGGCCACCGCCATTTTCATCCACTCCCGCAAGGGCCCGCGGGTCCTGCGGTACGGAGGCACGTTCTGGCTGGTCGCGACGCTCGCCGCGACCCTGGGATTCGGTTACCACTACGGCGCCGACATCGTGGCCGGCGTGGTGTTCACGCTCACGATCGAGGCCGCGCTGCGCTCCCTCGCACGGGGCTGGGACCGGTCCGGGACCCAGCTGGTCGCCCACGGCGCGACGGTCTTCGTGGCGCTCCTGCTGGCGTACCGCTATCTGCCCATGGACATGGCCAGACTGCCGTGGCTGTTCGGGCCGCTCGTCGTCGTGGCGATGCTCTCGGTGATCTACGGCTATCTGCGGACCACCACCCGGTGGGAACCGAAGATCGCGCCGACGCCCCGACCGGAGCCGCAGCCCGAACCGGCGTGA
- a CDS encoding antibiotic biosynthesis monooxygenase: MSEWLTGTAERSRAALDAVREQWATDRTPPGRLAQHVFLSLDGTGLFFYTQWTSDADHLAWARARRSGLVDRVDTLVPGIERPGLTRTRLVRSVVHDARRPARLFAVRRMPAAAAEAAVTPPAPGLLAAHLHVTPDGERAVVVTEWTDAAETGDTGAKWYTGLETGGLAC, translated from the coding sequence ATGAGCGAGTGGCTCACCGGCACCGCCGAACGCTCGCGCGCGGCCCTCGACGCCGTGCGCGAGCAGTGGGCGACGGATCGGACGCCTCCCGGGCGGCTGGCGCAGCACGTCTTCCTGTCCCTGGACGGCACCGGCCTCTTCTTCTACACGCAGTGGACCAGTGATGCGGATCACCTGGCCTGGGCCCGCGCACGGCGCTCCGGACTCGTCGACCGCGTCGACACCCTCGTGCCCGGCATCGAGCGCCCAGGACTGACCCGGACCCGCCTCGTCCGCAGCGTCGTGCACGATGCGCGACGACCGGCCCGCCTCTTCGCCGTGCGCAGGATGCCGGCCGCCGCCGCGGAGGCCGCCGTCACGCCGCCGGCACCGGGCCTGCTCGCGGCACACCTCCACGTGACGCCCGACGGAGAACGCGCCGTCGTCGTCACGGAATGGACCGACGCCGCCGAGACGGGCGACACCGGCGCCAAGTGGTACACCGGCCTCGAGACTGGTGGGCTCGCATGTTGA
- a CDS encoding helix-turn-helix transcriptional regulator has translation MPRQISYRWRLRELMAARGMFTVAELMPHLTERGITLSSSQVHRLVSGTPERLSLPVLATLCDILDCTPTDLIATSAQNLPARRAAGEEAPINLAARRPTRVRLTPRAER, from the coding sequence ATGCCACGCCAGATCAGCTACCGGTGGCGCCTGCGCGAGCTGATGGCCGCCCGCGGCATGTTCACCGTCGCTGAGCTGATGCCGCACCTGACCGAACGCGGCATCACGCTCTCCTCTTCCCAGGTCCACCGTCTGGTCTCCGGCACCCCGGAACGGCTGTCCCTGCCGGTGCTGGCCACCCTCTGCGACATCCTCGACTGCACGCCCACCGACCTGATCGCCACCTCGGCCCAGAACCTCCCAGCCCGTCGCGCCGCCGGCGAAGAGGCGCCGATCAACCTCGCCGCCCGCCGACCCACACGGGTCCGGCTGACGCCGAGGGCTGAGCGATGA
- a CDS encoding site-specific integrase, whose protein sequence is MDGLPLLRPDELVFEAMIKGWRNQQLARNLSPGYVGDQERTVRAFTRHADAMPWQWTPQHVDEWSADLRAVHGCVRSTLRNYQGSVRQFCDFLTNPAYGWSDECLRHFGTHPVQVVYDWNAATHADEAEGEPERRAFTKSELEAFFDHADEEVLRVRGKGRKGWLPAFRDAALFKVAYAYGLRRNETRMLDLTDFGRNPEGREFGEYGTLLVRYGKAKKGSPPKRRSVLTVWHWTPGTIGEWISEVRPGMRHSTSRALWPSERGPRIGVQRLDSRFAAYRDAVGLDPALEFHSLRRSYITHLIEDGHDPLFVQQQVGHDHASTTAIYTCVSSDFRTRSLRRVLDATIEAALRPGRTS, encoded by the coding sequence GTGGACGGTCTGCCGTTGCTGCGGCCGGACGAGCTGGTCTTCGAGGCGATGATCAAGGGCTGGCGCAACCAGCAGCTCGCCCGGAATCTCTCGCCGGGGTACGTCGGTGATCAGGAACGCACGGTCCGCGCCTTCACCCGGCATGCCGATGCGATGCCGTGGCAGTGGACGCCGCAGCACGTCGACGAATGGTCGGCCGATCTGCGGGCCGTGCACGGCTGCGTCCGCTCCACCCTGCGCAACTACCAGGGCTCCGTGCGTCAGTTTTGTGACTTCCTGACCAACCCGGCCTACGGCTGGAGTGACGAGTGCCTGCGGCACTTCGGTACCCACCCGGTCCAGGTCGTCTATGACTGGAACGCTGCGACGCACGCCGACGAGGCCGAGGGCGAGCCGGAACGCCGAGCGTTCACCAAGTCCGAGCTGGAGGCGTTCTTCGACCACGCCGACGAGGAGGTGCTGCGCGTTCGCGGCAAGGGCCGCAAGGGCTGGTTGCCAGCCTTCCGGGACGCCGCCTTGTTCAAGGTTGCGTACGCCTACGGCCTGCGACGCAACGAGACCCGGATGCTGGATCTCACCGACTTCGGCCGCAATCCAGAAGGCCGGGAGTTCGGCGAGTACGGCACCCTGCTGGTCCGCTACGGCAAGGCCAAGAAGGGGTCGCCGCCCAAGCGTCGCAGTGTGCTGACTGTCTGGCACTGGACACCAGGCACGATCGGGGAATGGATCAGCGAGGTCCGGCCTGGGATGCGTCATTCGACCAGCCGGGCCCTCTGGCCGTCCGAGAGAGGCCCGCGGATCGGGGTCCAGCGGCTGGACTCCCGCTTCGCCGCCTACCGGGACGCCGTCGGCCTGGACCCCGCGCTGGAGTTTCACTCGCTGCGCAGGTCCTACATCACCCACCTGATCGAGGACGGCCACGACCCGCTGTTCGTCCAACAGCAGGTCGGCCACGACCACGCCTCCACCACCGCGATCTACACCTGCGTCTCCTCCGACTTTCGCACACGCTCCCTGCGTCGCGTCCTGGACGCCACCATCGAGGCCGCTCTGCGGCCGGGAAGGACTTCCTGA